ATGAAAGATTGGATGACGGATATTGTTGCCAAGTTCATTGTCTGCGGGTAAGTAATGTATAGTCATATGCTCATATGATATAATTTGTGGTGCGCGCGTTGGTTAGTTAGTACGTAAGTCCTTGAAGTGATCGTGCAAGTTAGGCGAGGGTTCGCATCTAAGAGTAGATCTATATATAGACGATAATTGTAGGTATATTTCGTCAGTCAGATTTTTtgaagtttatttttgtttacaGCAACATGACATGCGGTACGGACACGAGCGAGATCTGGCCAGACGTGGCGTGCTCTGTGGGCGGCTGGGGCTGCCGCGGCCAAAGGGAGCTCCGGTACCAGGATATCAGGGGACCTGTGTGGGCCATGTCGCATCTTACTAGAGAACAGCGCTCCATGATCAAATTCTTTGATCAGATGTATGGAGCGTGGACGTGCCCCTGTTTGTAAACTTGAGTGCAGCGAGATCTGATCTAACCGGACGTGTCTTGGTGGAACCTTTGACCTACTACTCCCTGCGAGGGCTCCAATCCAATGCAGTTATGGAGTACCTTATCATATACAATAACAATCATTATGCAGCATTGGACACGCTATAAATCTCCTTTTTATAAATGACATTAACAAAGTACAAAGTTGCACAGAAATGTAATTACTTGACTTGCTAAAACAAATACAATTTTGATTTGacagaatgaatatttaaaTTTCAGGGGTATGGAAGACCGTTTCATAGATCTCTATTTTCTTTATGCCTAATTAAATAATGACCTAAATTAAACTGCAAAACGGCGGTCAAGATAAAGCTAAACAAACACGTATTGTTTCAGAGTATAATGTGAATACGGCAGGTTAACTTCCTTATAACAGCATGACTCGATATGCCGGTTCAAGATCTTTGGGTAATTCTGCCTGGCAGGTTCAAAATATTAGTGTAACTGAATTGATTTGCTATTGTATGCGCGTTTTACGGGGTGGAAATAAAGAACAGCTGAAGCCCCtgttatatgtaaataaataaatattataggacattcttacacagattgactaagtcccacagtaagctcaagaaggcttgtgttgtgggtactcagacaatgatatatataatatataaatatgtacttaaatacatagaaaacaaccatgactcagcaATAAATAtctgtcatcacacaaataaatgcccttactgggattcgaacccaggaccatcggcttcacaggcagggtcactacccactaggccagactggtcgtcatgTAGTAGTGAAGTGTTCGGATAGCCGCTCTAGATATATTTAAAATTGGCAGAATGTCATTCATAAGTTTCATAGAGTCAGagcaagaatagtctgcagcggatttgatagcccacgcagtgaaagtgttattttaagcgtcaaacttataagaaattatgacgtataaatttaatgacatactggctatcaaatctgctgcagactttttttggtccgactctaacttAAGGTTTACAGACTCATTGCTAAAAATTTTGAGTAATCTTGCCCACTTATTTAGTCCTTCGTACACAGGATAAACATACAGACagatgcacgagtgatcctataacggttccgttttttctttttgagggcCGCGGCCGGGGAACCCAAACAAACGGCACAAGTTGGCTTATTATAGACTTGTAACGTAGGTAACACCTAATTTAAAGGTTAATTTTTAATGCGACATGGAATCAATTgcaaacattttattaaattccacACAACTATAATGTCCTggaatatttctttatttatttgcccTTTAACATGACCTTatccaccgcgtcacagttcagtaaaagcgaaataacttaaaagtagttacagaAACACTTTCTGGAGAATGTGAAGAATACACACACCGCAAAAAAGGAAAAGTGTCAGAGTAtcttttatacttttacggcacataatatatgtagttaGGTCCTAAAGGCAACAACGCCAGCGTAAAAAGACTCAAAGCATTACAGTGATTGTAGAATAACCCCACTgcgtaataatattttggtttatCATAATATAGACAATACGGTAAACTATTTTCCTAAAAGCGTGCGTTCTATGGGAATGTTTACTCTACACGCGAATGTTTAGATTGACCAAGTGTTATGATAATGGCGGGGTTAGCCGCCGTAATCATTTTAGTACGATCTTTACTATAATCAGGACGGCTGGCACCACGGTACACTTAAGATCAATAGAAGCGGGTCACGCGTATTCATTCTTCTAGTCTGTTTCCTGTTTGGCTGTGTAAAAAATAGTAACAAGTATAGAGATGTAAAGGTGGCAGTGAAGTTTTAACCACCGGCCTTAACAACTTGCAGGCAgtattttagaaaatttaatAGCCATCGGCGTCTTCTAAAATTTGTCTGCGAGTTGTAGACGACAACGCTGCTGGTTATAACAGTCGAATATTGATTTAAAACGCGATTCCTGTGCGAGTATGTCCTGTGATTGTGTAGATAGTCTCTCTCAAGTTACAACATTATAAAAGTTTTTAACACTAATGGTTTTGCTACAATTGTGTTAAGGTTTGCAATGAGTATAAATGAGCTACAGTGTAACCGACATCCGACGGCCTGATGCGCTTGTTGGTGGTCTGTAGCGCGGTGTGGCATGCGCTGGCCCTGCGAGCCCCGCAGCTGCGGCCGCCGCACCGCGACGTGGGGACCAGCTCGGGCGTGGTGCGCGGGTACCTGGCGCGTAGCCCGCCTCACTACGCCTTCCTCGGCCTGCCCTACGCACGCCCGCCTCCTGCCTACGCCAGGTTTCAGGTCAGAGCCCCCTGTGTATTCTATATACACGCCGAGACACAGGTCGGAAGTGCCGAGCGCGTGCCCGGCGCCGCGCCTGCCGCACTATGGGCCATGCAGTTGCATCACCAACCAGATTTAGCGGAGTGATCAACATCACTCAGCAGCCAACTATGAAACTTCCCTTCCCTCCTCGGCCTGCCCTAGCTGCTTCTCGTTTAAGGTGCAGGATGACTTAATTAACGTTCAGTTTTAAAGGGACACCGGCTTTACAGGATTTTACTTTGCGGGAAAATGATTTCGTGTCCAGTAAAAGTCGATAAGGATTAATTTTGCTTTCTGTTTTGTCACGGTATTAACAAAACATAACGAATAATAAAAAGGCTTGGGTcctgttttttaatgtttaatataaaataataattcacgACTCTTGCGATTTTCACTAAATGgggaacaaaaaataaacagtgaACTTTCTAGAATCCAGGGCTTTAATTTTACTAACTAGTAAATAACAAAGGCCCGTCCTCGTCCCCGCAGAGCTGGACAATGGCCATCAGCCGATTAATTCACTGATAAACGTGCATCCCATTATCGGCGTAAACACGCCGATCGCTATCGCCTCGATTATCGCGGCGCCACGCCCATGCTTTAAAATAACTAATTTATCCAAGTGATGTACATGTACTATCGACGAACATATGGTTGTTTGAGCGAAGTGTAAACATAGGAACAGAAAAACTTTGTTACAAATCTGTGGCTACGTGATTGCAAATGATTGCCAACACAAATGTTTAGGCGCTAACACTTGGGGCCGtttgttgtttttgtttcgCTGATATACCTACAACACGATATTAATGCGCTCTAATATGATAAGCTGATAAATTTGGCGGACTTGCCTGTGCTGTGCGGCCCTGTAGAAACTGAGTCCGAGCCTGTTTTATAAATGTGGCCGCCTAAAAGAGCCTTTAGTGGTGGTGGTCATATCAAAAACGCGATCATCATTCATCAAATCTCAGATGATATTTTCATTGTAGTGGTACAAAAATTTATGAACGGGTTTAGGTACTTGACATACAAGTAATATTGTTGTTCATAGGCTGCAGACGCCCCCGTGCGATGGGACGGCGTGTTCGAAGCGACATACCGCGTGCGCTGCGCTCAGCTCGGCCAGCGCGTCGACGCGGCGTGCCTGGTGCTCAATGTGTTCGCGCCTGAGCACGGCACGTCGCGCCCCGTGCTGGTGCACCTGCACGATGGACACTTCGCCACGGGGTACAGTACTGTAGACTCGCGCCTGCAGCTGATCGCGGCATGCCTGGTGTTCAACATGTTCGCACCCGAACGGGTTCTGGTTGGTGCACCTACACGCTGGAGACTTTGCCATCGGGTACAGTACTATGTAGCTGCTAGCCAGCTGCTGTCGCTACACCAGTCAATGTATGTGCCTAATTATGTCAAAATCAAGTCCGCGCGCATACGCGTTTTGAATAACCATTTGAGGTTATACTCTCTAGTGAGATAACGTAGAGTTCGAGATAATGTTcgtttgttttattccagatgGGGATCTCACAGTGGACCTTCGCGTCTCCTGAATCTGGGCTTTGTAGTGGTGACGCTGAACTACCGGCTCGGTGCAGAGGGGTTCCTCTGCCTAGGCACGAGCGCGGCGCCCGGTAACGCGGGCCTGAAGGACCAGGTGGCTGCGTTGTCCTGGGTCCATGAGAATATTGACAAGTTCGGCGGCGACTCTTCGCAGGTTAGATGATGGGATACGTAAGATACGTTAGCTGGGAGGGAGGGGCACGAATAACATCTTTGTGCCCCGGCTTATCTCGCCTGCACATGGTCCTCCTGCTGTTTAACGGAAGAGATAAAAACAGAGAAGGAAAACTTGAAACAAAACCGGCTCGGTGCCAGCCGTCATGCACCTGCAGCCTATCCGACTCCGCGCGTATTGACTTGTCTTTCCCGCGAATCTAGTCGGAGAGGCCGAGAGAGAGCCACAGGTCTTGGGCAACCCTGTGTCTCTTCGTTTGTGTCTCAGGCGATGCAGTGTCTGTGGAGAGGAAACTTCACCCACGTTGGTTTGCCGATACAGCGACAACGTTTTTCATAAacgttgtcgccctgcctgacactgtttgtatagtctgcaatagactgaaaggcctgTGTGTGTTAGCTGACGTGGTTTATAATCATTTAGTTTCGCGTATGTGGAATGTCCGAGAGTGTTGTTATTCAAAATCCTTTGTCTTAATGCAAGTTTCCTGTTTTCATTTGAAGAACGTTTCCCGCAGGTGACCTTGCATGGGACGGGcacgggcgccgccgccgccgagctGCTGCTCCTGTCGGGCGCCATCGACGGCTACATACAGCGAGTGATCCTGGAGTCGGGCTCGGCCCTCGCGCCGACTTCGCTCGCCGCCGATCCCGTCGCCGCGGCGCTGGACGTAGCTACACAACTAGGCTATGAGGACAATGGCAACACAATAGACGCCCTCGCTGTGTTCTACCAAAACATCGCGGTTGCGAAAACACTGAATCATTCCAACAAATTTGCACCCTGCGTTGAAAGCCTTGCAGAGTACTATTCAGCTTTATTGATTAAGGACCCTAAAGAAATTCTTCAAAGAGCCATATTCAAGCCTGTCCCTCTTTTAATAGCGTATTCAAAAGAGAGGTTTTATAACGGTGACGACATGTTCCATAATGTACCGAAAAGTTTCAAAGATCTTCTGCCAAATAATTTAGAGTTCGGAAGTGAAGAGATGAAATTTACAATTGGTGAGGTGGTGAAAGAGACTTACTTTCATGAATTGGAGACGGGTGTGGGTATAgttgaaaattttgaaaattatataAATGATGTGTTCACTGTGTACCCGATCGTGAAGTCTGCTACCCTGCACGTGGCCGCGAGCAGTTACCCGGCGTACCTGATGGAGTTTGTACCCCGTGAGGGAACTAATACCATATTTGactatatttttagtaatgagaACCTTGATGAAGAAGAGGAATTAATTGCCCAGAAATTAGTGGCCATGTGGAGTAATTTTTTGACGTATAGGTGAGACTCAACAGTAAATATGCCAATATAAtgtcatattatttatttgtttgtgaGTTCCACTTTAATCTTGCTAGagtttaaaaaccggccaagtgcgagtcagactcgcgttccacgggttccgtacatcaagcccgactcacgcttgactgcacatttctaattggttttcctgtcatttatTTGTAAAGAACTATTAtgcgtatttttttcaaaattttaggagataaaggggggaatggttattttttggctattttcttaaataactactaacctatatattttaaaattataaaaaaatatatttgaaatccTCAAAAGGagcgctttcatttgatatactttttaaattttctcatttaccccccaaaagtggcccaattcatttatttacattaggTACTTGTCCGTCGtcgggtcactaatttacatatgtgtaacaaaattcaaattaattggtccagtagtttccgagaaaataggctgtgacagacggacagacagacagacagaaacacgagtgatcctataagggttccgttttttccttttgaggtatggaaccctaaaaaacacataaaatgttttttttttaaattcaccaTTGTATTTAGCAACGCTACAAAGCTTACTCAAAGCTATATTAGGCCTTATACTATACTAACCTAATACAATATATAAGTCTTTACCAATACTTAATACTTTAACAATGTATGTAGCTTTACCCTTGAACCTTGAATATAGTAGCTACTTTCACTTATTGATAATTTTACGATGAAATGAATATTACAACTCTCATGCTGTttaaaaattcaaatataatatttttccaGTGACCCTACGCCCTTGAAATCCACGCTATTGCCTGTGGTATGGCTGCCAGTCACTTTCCAGATAAGAAACGAAAAGCCCGACATCAGCTCTGCCTCATGCCTTGTGTTTCATCTCGGCCAGATCACAATGTCAATGGGCATGCCCTCCTCCAGACACACCTTGCCCATTTGGGATCATATCTACGATAACTTCTATAAATCGCACACACCAAAGCTTGAGCTATCGGAAAGTGATGTCATGTTGTTTAATGAAGAGATTGCTTTCATATCCAAAATGATTAAACAACCACCTGGGGGAGACTATAAGCACTATAACG
Above is a window of Cydia fagiglandana chromosome 18, ilCydFagi1.1, whole genome shotgun sequence DNA encoding:
- the LOC134673558 gene encoding juvenile hormone esterase-like, with protein sequence MRLLVVCSAVWHALALRAPQLRPPHRDVGTSSGVVRGYLARSPPHYAFLGLPYARPPPAYARFQAADAPVRWDGVFEATYRVRCAQLGQRVDAACLVLNVFAPEHGTSRPVLVHLHDGHFATGWGSHSGPSRLLNLGFVVVTLNYRLGAEGFLCLGTSAAPGNAGLKDQVAALSWVHENIDKFGGDSSQVTLHGTGTGAAAAELLLLSGAIDGYIQRVILESGSALAPTSLAADPVAAALDVATQLGYEDNGNTIDALAVFYQNIAVAKTLNHSNKFAPCVESLAEYYSALLIKDPKEILQRAIFKPVPLLIAYSKERFYNGDDMFHNVPKSFKDLLPNNLEFGSEEMKFTIGEVVKETYFHELETGVGIVENFENYINDVFTVYPIVKSATLHVAASSYPAYLMEFVPREGTNTIFDYIFSNENLDEEEELIAQKLVAMWSNFLTYSDPTPLKSTLLPVVWLPVTFQIRNEKPDISSASCLVFHLGQITMSMGMPSSRHTLPIWDHIYDNFYKSHTPKLELSESDVMLFNEEIAFISKMIKQPPGGDYKHYNAKTHNVESDDNVNVKIGSGANDDSDSTEQVDESDIREQVEESDSREQIDESTSTEPIDKSDSMEQIDKSDSIDLCEDGETRSDVELEMNDGLGEQLKRTCLNKRECERYKLLIAHLVEI